In Henckelia pumila isolate YLH828 unplaced genomic scaffold, ASM3356847v2 CTG_266, whole genome shotgun sequence, one DNA window encodes the following:
- the LOC140870836 gene encoding calmodulin-like, producing the protein MVDSLTQVEISEFREAFCLIDKDSDGLITVGELASAIQSLNENPTPEEIQEMMNADGDGDVTTVSFDKFLSIMARKMKENVADELIEAFKVFDRDQDGFISAVELRNVMINLGEKLTDEEAEQMIREADVDGDGLVSYEEFVRMMII; encoded by the exons atggttGATTCATTGACACAAGTGGAGATTTCCGAGTTCCGGGAAGCCTTCTGCCTCATCGACAAAGATTCAGATG GACTGATTACTGTGGGAGAATTGGCATCCGCGATTCAATCTTTGAACGAAAATCCGACGCCCGAAGAGATTCAAGAAATGATGAATGCAGACGGAGATGGAGATGTCACCACCGTGAGTTTCGACAAGTTCTTGAGCATTATGGCAAGAAAAATGAAG GAAAATGTAGCGGATGAGTTGATAGAAGCTTTTAAAGTATTTGATAGAGATCAAGATGGATTCATTTCTGCCGTCGAG TTGAGAAACGTGATGATAAATTTGGGAGAAAAACTTACGGATGAAGAAGCAGAACAGATGATCAGAGAGGCTGATGTTGATGGAGATGGCCTTGTTAGTTATGAAGAATTTGTGAGGATgatgataatttaa
- the LOC140870831 gene encoding 2-methyl-6-phytyl-1,4-hydroquinone methyltransferase, chloroplastic-like: MASAMLNGAENLALIRNFCPPSKGLGCLGSDFHGKNSLKLNSVPCGKISIGVRKNRTTLVPKCSASASRPASQPRFIQHKKEAFWFYRFLSIVYDHVINPGHWTEDMRDEALEPADLTNRNMIVVDVGGGTGFTTLGIVKHVDAKNVTILDQSPHQLAKAKQKEALKECRIIEGDAEDLPFLTDSVDRYVSAGSIEYWPDPQRGIKEAYRVLRLGGKACLIGPVYPTFWLSRFFADVWMLFPKEEEYIEWFEKAGFKDVRLKRIGPKWYRGVRRHGLIMGCSVTGIKPASGDSPLKLGPKAEDVSKPSNPFVFLMRFLLGAMAATYYVLVPIYMWIKDQIVPKDQPI, encoded by the exons GATGCTGAACGGAGCTGAAAATCTCGCACTCATCAGAAATTTTTGCCCGCCCTCGAAAGGGTTAGGTTGTCTTGGCTCAGATTTTCACGGCAAGAATTCGCTCAAGTTAAATTCAGTTCCTTGTGGGAAGATTTCAATCGGGGTGAGGAAGAACAGGACAACCCTCGTCCCAAAATGCAGTGCCTCCGCCTCGAGGCCTGCGTCACAGCCGAGATTCATACAGCACAAGAAAGAAGCCTTCTGGTTTTACAGGTTTCTCTCGATTGTGTATGACCATGTGATAAACCCTGGGCACTGGACTGAAGACATGAGAGATGAAGCGTTAGAGCCAGCGGATTTGACTAACAGGAATATGATTGTGGTTGATGTTGGTGGAGGAACAGGGTTTACGACTTTGGGGATAGTGAAGCATGTAGATGCCAAGAATGTGACGATTCTTGATCAGTCTCCCCACCAGCTTGCGAAGGCTAAGCAGAAGGAGGCCTTGAAAGAATGCAGGATAATTGAAGGAGATGCTGAGGATCTCCCGTTTTTGACAGATTCGGTAGATAGATATGTTTCCGCTGGGAG TATCGAGTACTGGCCAGACCCACAGCGTGGAATCAAGGAGGCTTACAGAGTTCTTCGACTCGGGGGGAAGGCTTGCCTAATTGGTCCTGTGTATCCTACATTTTGGTTGTCTCGCTTCTTTGCAGATGTTTGGATGCTCTTTCCGAAGGAGGAAGAGTACATTGAGTGGTTCGAAAAGGCAGGATTTAAGGATGTTCGACTGAAGAGGATTGGTCCAAAATGGTATCGTGGGGTTCGCAGGCATGGCCTTATCATGGGATGTTCTGTTACAGGCATTAAACCCGCGTCTGGGGATTCGCCTTTGAAG CTTGGTCCTAAAGCAGAGGATGTTTCAAAACCATCGAATCCATTTGTATTTCTTATGCGCTTCCTTCTTGGAGCAATGGCAGCAACTTACTACGTGTTGGTTCCGATTTACATGTGGATCAAAGATCAAATCGTCCCGAAAGATCAACCTATATAG